The following proteins are co-located in the Dehalococcoidales bacterium genome:
- a CDS encoding helix-turn-helix domain-containing protein: MRTNDNNPVEPLCIDIPAVGSMLGISRATAYEMARLGQLPVIRCGTRRMVVPLAALKRMLEEAGQYNPDDNNGVR, encoded by the coding sequence ATGCGAACAAACGACAATAACCCAGTCGAGCCTTTATGTATCGATATCCCTGCCGTCGGTAGTATGTTAGGGATATCTCGAGCCACGGCATACGAAATGGCCCGGTTGGGACAATTGCCCGTGATCCGCTGTGGTACACGCCGAATGGTAGTGCCTCTAGCGGCTCTGAAACGAATGCTCGAGGAAGCAGGGCAGTATAACCCGGATGATAACAATGGAGTTAGGTAA
- a CDS encoding MBL fold metallo-hydrolase, whose protein sequence is MNIKILGAHNCESQSTRLTSLLVDDTLALDAGGLTSSLSLAQQMKIKAVLLTHQHYDHIRDIPALAMNFYLHKTGFDIYSSAAVYQALADCLMNGRLYPNFLKEPEPNPTINFTAVEPRQNYRIENYNVVTTESNHSVVTIGYQVTAADGKAMFYTGDTGPGLGCWQQVSPDLLVIEVIAPNRYEDFAREKGHLTPSLLKQELATFQKLKDYLPQVVLVHLYPDLEAEIKTEIDAVARSLDHPITISYEGMEIDL, encoded by the coding sequence ATGAATATCAAAATCCTCGGCGCCCACAACTGCGAATCACAAAGCACGCGGCTCACCAGTCTGCTGGTAGACGACACCCTGGCGCTGGACGCCGGCGGGTTGACCTCCAGCCTGTCGCTTGCACAGCAGATGAAAATCAAGGCAGTGCTGCTCACCCACCAGCACTATGACCACATCAGGGACATTCCCGCTCTGGCAATGAATTTCTACCTCCATAAAACCGGCTTTGACATCTACTCTTCAGCGGCGGTATATCAGGCCCTGGCCGACTGCCTGATGAACGGCAGGCTCTACCCCAACTTCCTGAAAGAGCCCGAGCCGAATCCCACCATCAATTTCACTGCGGTGGAACCGCGGCAGAACTATCGAATCGAAAACTACAACGTCGTGACCACCGAATCGAATCACTCGGTAGTAACAATCGGCTACCAGGTCACCGCAGCGGACGGCAAGGCAATGTTCTATACCGGAGACACCGGACCGGGACTGGGATGCTGGCAGCAGGTATCTCCCGACCTGCTGGTTATCGAGGTTATCGCTCCCAACCGATACGAGGACTTTGCCCGGGAAAAAGGACACCTCACCCCCTCCCTCCTGAAGCAGGAGCTCGCCACCTTTCAGAAGCTTAAGGACTACCTGCCGCAGGTAGTCCTGGTACACCTTTATCCCGACCTGGAGGCAGAAATCAAGACCGAAATAGACGCGGTCGCCAGGTCCCTGGACCACCCCATCACCATCTCCTACGAAGGAATGGAAATCGACCTGTAA
- the corA gene encoding magnesium/cobalt transporter CorA yields MTVSHLEKEENLNLQSLTWGELTWINIENPTEQDIEYLAQHYPFHPLDLDDCLSRIQRPKIDKYNDYLFLVFHFPVFYKEARVTKAGQLSVFIGPDYLITIHKGDLKPLVKLFKECEIDEESRQENFGEGSGYLLYRIVDRLVDYCIPISNKMLENIEDVEDGIFASTRHSQIKEISVIRRDIIAFRRIIWPMRAVIGSLEPNIRRFTQMDLSVYFGDTVDHLDRIWDALDEYKELIEGLNDTHDSLMTNRTNKVIQLLTIISTILLPTTLIASIWGMNINLPFQNSGHPFLYIILIMGSIIGGMLFFFRRKKWI; encoded by the coding sequence ATGACTGTTTCTCATCTCGAAAAAGAGGAGAACCTGAACCTACAGTCGCTCACCTGGGGGGAACTAACCTGGATCAACATCGAGAACCCCACAGAACAGGATATCGAGTACCTGGCGCAGCACTATCCCTTTCATCCCCTGGACCTGGACGACTGCCTCAGCCGGATACAGCGGCCCAAGATCGACAAGTACAACGACTACCTGTTCCTGGTCTTCCACTTTCCGGTATTCTACAAGGAGGCAAGGGTCACCAAGGCCGGGCAGCTATCGGTGTTTATCGGCCCCGACTACCTGATTACCATTCACAAGGGCGATCTCAAGCCTCTGGTCAAGCTCTTCAAAGAATGCGAAATCGACGAAGAATCGCGGCAGGAGAACTTCGGCGAGGGCTCCGGATACCTGCTCTACCGGATCGTCGACCGCCTGGTCGACTACTGTATCCCGATATCCAACAAGATGCTGGAGAATATCGAGGACGTGGAAGACGGGATTTTTGCCAGCACGCGGCACAGCCAGATCAAGGAAATCTCCGTTATCCGGCGCGATATCATCGCCTTCCGCCGCATCATCTGGCCGATGAGGGCGGTTATCGGCAGCCTAGAGCCCAACATCCGCCGCTTTACCCAAATGGACCTCTCGGTATACTTCGGCGATACGGTCGACCACCTGGACAGAATATGGGACGCCCTGGACGAATATAAGGAGCTGATCGAAGGTCTTAACGATACCCACGACTCGCTGATGACAAACCGCACCAATAAGGTCATACAGCTGCTGACCATCATTTCCACCATCCTGCTGCCGACTACTCTGATTGCCAGTATCTGGGGAATGAATATCAACCTGCCTTTCCAGAACTCCGGCCACCCGTTCCTGTATATTATCTTAATCATGGGCAGCATTATCGGCGGCATGCTCTTTTTCTTCCGCCGCAAGAAGTGGATTTAG
- a CDS encoding valine--tRNA ligase, translating into MTEQTKMEEEMAKAYQPGKVEPRWYRFWMEKGYFTARIDPGKKPFVIIMPPPNVTGELHIGHALTATLEDIMTRWHRMKGEVALWLPGFDHAGIAAQVVVEQMLAKKGLDRHQLGRREFLNRMDHWAEKCRTTITGQHQRLGVSCDWSREHFTLDEGPSRAVRTVFVRLYEKGLIYRGERIINWCPRCATAVSDLEVDHKDVNGHLYYVKYPLAEDNHEFITVATTRPETILGDTAVAVNPDDRRFSNVIGKKVILPVVNRAIPILADEAVDSGFGTGAVKITPSHDPVDFEVSQRQGLPLINIMNPDATMNDNAGPYAGLDRFSCRKAILADLEKEGLLVKVEPYSHSIGHCQRCQTIIEPVVSKQWFVKMAPLAQPAISAVTSGDIRIVPEHFTKVYLNWMENIRDWCISRQLWWGHRIPVWYCRDCSSLTVAVEDVKECSSCGSVNIEQDPDVLDTWFSSALWTHSTLGWPDDTEDLRYFYPTTVMETGYDILFFWVARMIMMGIEDTGRIPFSTIYLHGLVRDEKGAKMSKVRGNVINPLDTLDQYGTDALRFALSTGTSPGNDIKLTTERLEAGRNFANKLWNATRFIIRSTTPGSTETGIQEGLLPIEDRWILSRLNHTIRNATNLMEEFQFGEAQRQIHDFLWGEFCDWYIEIAKIRLQSAVGTVSPVPILVHVMETSLRLLHPFMPFLTEELWQNLKYSAPAHQDTESIMTAPYPEAREAAMDPEAERVMSSIIEIIRSIRNIRAEYKVESNRWITAHVYAGSLSQAISPYCEIIQNLARAKPVTFRTDRQERTAGGNALVMVLGETELAIPMESMLDLAAERKRLQKEMAEIQFTIAQLEARLKDSNFLAKAPKAVIDKEQDKLTLRKSKLERLRQQLDSFKNGETE; encoded by the coding sequence ATGACGGAACAGACAAAGATGGAAGAAGAAATGGCCAAGGCGTATCAACCGGGCAAGGTCGAGCCCAGGTGGTATCGGTTCTGGATGGAGAAGGGCTATTTCACAGCCAGGATAGACCCGGGAAAGAAGCCTTTCGTCATTATCATGCCCCCGCCCAATGTTACCGGCGAGCTTCATATCGGGCATGCGCTGACCGCCACCCTGGAGGATATCATGACCCGCTGGCACCGGATGAAGGGTGAGGTGGCGCTATGGCTCCCCGGATTCGACCACGCCGGAATCGCCGCCCAGGTTGTGGTAGAACAAATGCTGGCCAAAAAAGGGCTGGACCGGCACCAACTGGGACGGCGGGAGTTCCTGAACAGGATGGACCACTGGGCAGAGAAGTGCCGTACAACTATCACCGGGCAACACCAGAGGCTGGGGGTTTCCTGCGATTGGAGCCGGGAACATTTTACACTAGACGAGGGACCGAGTCGGGCCGTGCGCACCGTCTTCGTCCGTCTCTATGAGAAAGGCCTGATCTACCGCGGGGAGAGGATTATCAACTGGTGCCCCCGCTGCGCCACCGCCGTCTCCGACCTCGAGGTCGACCACAAAGACGTCAACGGGCACCTGTATTATGTCAAATATCCTCTGGCGGAAGACAACCATGAGTTCATTACCGTCGCCACCACCCGCCCGGAAACAATCCTCGGCGATACCGCGGTAGCGGTCAATCCCGATGACAGGCGGTTCAGCAACGTCATAGGCAAGAAGGTCATACTACCCGTCGTGAACCGGGCAATACCTATCCTGGCTGACGAAGCGGTCGACTCCGGCTTCGGAACCGGCGCCGTCAAGATTACACCATCGCACGACCCGGTCGACTTCGAGGTATCACAGCGCCAGGGGCTGCCTCTGATCAACATTATGAACCCGGATGCCACCATGAACGACAACGCCGGACCCTACGCCGGCCTCGACCGGTTCTCCTGCCGCAAGGCAATACTGGCCGACCTGGAGAAAGAAGGCCTGCTGGTTAAAGTAGAACCTTATTCCCATTCGATCGGCCACTGTCAGCGCTGTCAGACAATAATCGAGCCGGTGGTCAGCAAGCAATGGTTCGTCAAGATGGCACCTTTAGCCCAACCGGCTATCTCAGCCGTAACCAGCGGGGATATTCGAATCGTCCCCGAGCATTTCACCAAGGTCTACCTCAACTGGATGGAAAACATCCGCGACTGGTGTATCAGCCGACAGCTATGGTGGGGGCACCGCATACCGGTATGGTACTGCCGGGACTGCAGCAGCCTCACGGTAGCCGTCGAGGATGTCAAAGAATGCTCCTCTTGCGGCTCGGTTAATATAGAGCAGGACCCGGACGTCCTCGATACCTGGTTCAGCTCGGCGCTTTGGACTCACTCAACACTGGGCTGGCCCGATGATACCGAAGACCTGCGCTATTTCTATCCGACCACCGTCATGGAAACCGGCTACGATATCCTCTTCTTCTGGGTAGCCAGGATGATCATGATGGGCATCGAAGACACCGGTAGGATTCCTTTTAGCACCATATATCTTCACGGTCTGGTACGGGACGAGAAGGGCGCAAAGATGAGCAAGGTCCGGGGCAATGTAATCAACCCGCTCGATACCCTGGACCAGTACGGTACCGACGCCCTGCGCTTCGCTCTATCCACAGGCACATCGCCGGGAAACGACATCAAACTGACTACGGAACGCCTGGAAGCAGGCCGCAACTTCGCCAACAAGCTGTGGAATGCCACCCGGTTCATAATAAGGAGCACTACACCCGGCAGCACGGAAACCGGAATACAGGAGGGGTTGCTCCCGATAGAAGACCGCTGGATTCTGTCCCGGCTCAATCACACCATAAGAAATGCCACCAATCTGATGGAAGAGTTCCAGTTTGGTGAAGCACAGAGGCAAATACATGATTTTCTCTGGGGAGAGTTCTGCGACTGGTACATTGAAATCGCCAAGATCCGCCTCCAATCCGCCGTGGGCACCGTTTCACCCGTCCCGATCCTGGTCCATGTCATGGAGACATCGCTCCGTCTCCTGCATCCCTTTATGCCCTTTTTAACCGAGGAATTATGGCAAAACCTGAAATACAGTGCGCCGGCACATCAGGACACGGAATCGATAATGACAGCCCCCTATCCCGAAGCCAGGGAAGCAGCTATGGACCCGGAGGCGGAACGCGTTATGTCATCGATAATCGAAATCATACGCTCTATCCGCAACATCCGGGCCGAATACAAGGTAGAGAGCAACCGGTGGATTACAGCACACGTTTACGCCGGCAGTCTTTCGCAAGCAATCAGCCCCTACTGTGAAATCATCCAGAATCTAGCCAGGGCAAAACCGGTCACCTTCCGCACTGACCGGCAAGAAAGAACGGCCGGGGGAAATGCTCTGGTAATGGTGCTCGGGGAGACCGAGCTAGCAATACCCATGGAGAGTATGCTCGACCTGGCTGCGGAGAGAAAGCGTCTACAAAAAGAGATGGCAGAAATCCAGTTCACCATCGCACAACTGGAAGCCAGGCTAAAGGACAGCAACTTTCTTGCCAAGGCACCGAAAGCCGTTATCGACAAAGAACAGGACAAACTGACCTTAAGGAAATCAAAACTGGAAAGGCTCCGGCAACAGCTCGATTCCTTCAAAAACGGAGAAACAGAGTAG
- a CDS encoding NAD(P)H-hydrate dehydratase, producing the protein MKILTANQTRQADLDCANIGLPADKLMENAGAAVAEEAGEILGGVSGKTILILVGPGNNGGDGLVAARHLHDRGAEVNIFLFSERPPDDPNLILVRERSINCVDATKETALDQLADLLPTTGAVIDAVFGIGRIRPFHGTLKKALDMINQAKRPGMRIIAVDLPSGLNADTGAVDPSCLYADNTITLAFPKIGLFKYPGAERTGRITTADIGIPAYLAEQATDELITADWVSSALPRRPLNANKGTFGKVIIVAGSSNYIGAAYLACSSAMRVGTGLVTLATAARIQSIIAGKLTEATYLPLPEAHPGIISPGAAKLIRQNLNGYDALLLGCGLGQSQPVAKFIEELLLRVKTTLPPLILDADALNILARFPNWWQRLTVDAILTPHPGEMARLAEVTVDEVQSARIEITKEMARKTNKTIVLKGACTVIATPDGRTRISAAANPGLASAGTGDVLSGIISGLAAQGLSLFDAAAAGVFLHGEAGEMVRSRLGDAGMIASDLLPVLPLAIKQLKEE; encoded by the coding sequence GTGAAGATTCTCACTGCTAATCAGACACGCCAGGCAGACCTGGACTGTGCCAATATCGGCTTGCCGGCCGACAAGCTTATGGAAAACGCCGGAGCGGCAGTCGCCGAGGAAGCCGGGGAAATACTGGGCGGCGTTAGCGGGAAGACCATCCTGATCCTGGTCGGCCCGGGAAACAACGGCGGGGACGGGCTGGTTGCGGCCCGCCACCTTCACGACCGGGGAGCCGAGGTCAACATCTTCCTCTTCAGCGAAAGACCGCCGGATGATCCGAACCTGATACTGGTCCGGGAACGCAGCATAAACTGCGTCGACGCCACTAAGGAGACCGCCCTGGACCAACTGGCAGACCTGCTGCCAACAACCGGTGCCGTTATCGATGCCGTATTCGGAATCGGTAGAATTCGCCCGTTTCACGGCACCCTGAAGAAAGCCCTGGATATGATCAACCAGGCAAAGAGGCCCGGTATGCGCATCATTGCCGTAGACCTACCCTCGGGTCTGAACGCCGATACCGGAGCAGTCGACCCGTCCTGCCTCTATGCCGACAATACGATTACCCTTGCTTTTCCCAAAATCGGCCTGTTCAAATACCCCGGCGCAGAGAGAACCGGCCGGATAACCACGGCCGATATCGGCATCCCCGCCTACCTGGCCGAGCAGGCCACCGACGAGCTGATCACCGCCGACTGGGTCAGTTCGGCACTACCCAGGCGTCCGCTTAATGCCAATAAGGGGACCTTCGGCAAGGTCATCATCGTTGCCGGCTCGAGCAACTATATCGGCGCAGCCTACCTGGCCTGCAGCAGTGCCATGCGCGTCGGCACCGGACTGGTAACACTGGCAACAGCAGCCAGAATACAATCGATTATCGCCGGCAAGCTTACCGAGGCAACCTACCTGCCGCTACCCGAAGCGCACCCCGGTATCATCTCCCCGGGTGCCGCCAAGTTGATACGCCAGAATCTTAACGGCTATGATGCATTGCTTCTGGGCTGCGGGCTGGGACAAAGCCAGCCGGTAGCCAAATTCATCGAGGAACTGCTGCTAAGAGTAAAAACAACGCTGCCGCCACTCATTCTGGACGCCGACGCTCTCAACATCCTGGCCAGATTCCCTAACTGGTGGCAGCGGTTGACCGTTGACGCTATCCTTACTCCGCATCCCGGCGAAATGGCCAGACTGGCTGAGGTCACGGTAGATGAAGTGCAGTCAGCCCGAATCGAAATCACCAAAGAGATGGCCAGAAAGACGAATAAAACAATCGTCCTGAAAGGGGCCTGTACCGTTATCGCCACACCGGACGGCCGTACTCGAATCAGCGCAGCAGCCAATCCGGGACTGGCGTCGGCCGGAACCGGCGACGTCCTGAGCGGGATTATCTCCGGGCTGGCAGCGCAGGGGCTGTCACTCTTTGACGCCGCCGCCGCAGGTGTATTTCTCCACGGGGAAGCCGGTGAAATGGTCAGATCCCGGCTGGGTGATGCCGGTATGATTGCCAGCGACCTGCTTCCGGTACTGCCACTGGCGATCAAGCAACTAAAAGAGGAATAA
- a CDS encoding Mut7-C RNAse domain-containing protein — MVDANTGKLARWLRMSGYDTLFFQGEDDAQMISIAGDEGRVILTRDTQIMRRRVVTGGKIKAILIRSDDSERQMLQVIDELHLSPFFNPFTICLECNQPLTGQSKSQVEGRVPPYVFQTRDQYMECPHCHRLYWRGTHWQAMTERLNKFSRHSRERL; from the coding sequence ATCGTCGATGCCAATACGGGCAAACTGGCCAGGTGGCTGCGGATGTCAGGATACGATACCCTGTTCTTTCAGGGCGAAGATGACGCCCAGATGATATCCATTGCCGGAGACGAGGGCAGGGTGATACTGACCAGGGACACCCAGATTATGAGAAGACGGGTGGTGACCGGCGGAAAAATTAAGGCCATCCTTATTCGTAGTGACGATTCCGAGCGCCAGATGCTTCAGGTAATAGATGAGCTGCACCTGAGCCCGTTCTTCAATCCGTTCACCATCTGCCTGGAATGCAACCAGCCCCTGACGGGACAAAGCAAATCCCAGGTCGAAGGACGGGTACCCCCCTATGTCTTTCAAACCCGGGACCAGTATATGGAGTGCCCCCACTGTCATCGACTCTACTGGAGAGGGACCCACTGGCAGGCAATGACAGAGAGGCTAAACAAATTCAGCCGACACTCCCGAGAAAGACTGTGA
- a CDS encoding D-glycerate dehydrogenase translates to MKPKVFVTRRAINKIAPDDYKQMEQACELEVFPLDRIMEKKELMAGVKDKDGVLISVGDPYFDKDIIAAGSKLKIISTIGVAFSHIDIEAAAAKKISVTNSPSQDIASAVAEATWALLLAVTKRIVEGDRDVRAGRFLGWGPADYIGADIPEGTLGIVGFGRIGRKVAKMAQGWDMRILYADEIPADPATEKELNVTRVPLEKLLKESDFITLHCPLIPGKTFHLIGEKEFAMMKPNSYLVNVARGPVIDEKALVKVLKEKRIAGAALDVFENEPDLTEGMAELDNLVVTPHLASATWRARRSYVSLAIQNLLAGLRGEVPPNLINEPAK, encoded by the coding sequence ATGAAACCCAAGGTTTTCGTGACCAGACGTGCGATCAATAAAATCGCCCCGGATGACTACAAGCAGATGGAGCAGGCATGCGAGCTTGAGGTATTTCCCCTCGACCGGATTATGGAAAAGAAAGAGCTGATGGCAGGGGTGAAAGATAAGGACGGCGTTCTCATCTCCGTCGGCGACCCCTACTTCGATAAAGACATCATCGCGGCAGGAAGCAAACTGAAGATAATCTCCACCATCGGCGTCGCCTTCAGCCATATCGACATCGAAGCGGCGGCGGCTAAGAAAATATCCGTGACCAACTCCCCCTCCCAGGACATAGCCAGCGCCGTAGCGGAAGCAACCTGGGCGCTGCTGCTGGCAGTGACCAAACGAATCGTCGAGGGCGACCGGGACGTCAGGGCAGGCAGATTCCTCGGCTGGGGACCGGCCGACTACATCGGGGCCGACATTCCGGAAGGAACCCTGGGCATCGTCGGCTTCGGCAGAATCGGCAGGAAGGTGGCCAAGATGGCGCAGGGATGGGACATGAGGATTCTATATGCCGATGAAATTCCAGCCGACCCGGCTACCGAGAAGGAACTGAATGTAACCAGAGTTCCCCTGGAGAAACTGCTTAAGGAGTCCGATTTCATTACCCTGCACTGTCCTCTCATCCCGGGGAAGACCTTCCACCTTATCGGTGAGAAGGAATTCGCCATGATGAAACCGAACTCCTATCTGGTCAATGTCGCCCGTGGTCCGGTCATCGACGAAAAGGCACTGGTGAAAGTACTCAAGGAAAAACGGATAGCCGGAGCCGCTCTCGACGTTTTCGAGAACGAACCCGATCTAACCGAGGGCATGGCCGAGCTGGACAACCTGGTGGTCACACCGCACCTGGCCAGCGCCACCTGGAGGGCCAGAAGGTCTTACGTCTCCCTGGCTATTCAGAACCTGTTAGCCGGACTGCGGGGAGAGGTCCCGCCCAACCTGATAAACGAACCTGCCAAGTAA
- a CDS encoding type III pantothenate kinase, which produces MLLAIDIGNTDTKLGAFEDTKLRATWHMATNIHRTADEYAAILLNLMHHQKLDTTDITAAAICSVVPPLITTYEDLFQHYFKLTPLVIGAGVKTGVSIHMDNPREVGADRVVNAAAAHHLYGGPVIVTDMGTATTFDVVSKEGCYQGGSIAPGINTAAETLFIKAAMLPRVELIHPKHAIGTSTVTAMQSGIVLGYVSLIEGMITRIQQELGEKARVVATGGWSTIIAKETKVFDVVNPDLTLIGLRLIYLMNRS; this is translated from the coding sequence ATGCTATTAGCTATCGATATCGGAAATACCGATACAAAACTGGGGGCCTTTGAAGACACCAAGCTCCGGGCCACCTGGCATATGGCGACCAATATTCACCGTACGGCGGATGAATATGCCGCCATTCTGCTCAACCTGATGCACCACCAGAAACTGGATACGACCGATATCACGGCGGCAGCCATATGCAGCGTCGTACCCCCGCTGATCACTACCTACGAGGACCTCTTTCAGCACTATTTCAAGCTTACGCCACTGGTGATAGGAGCCGGTGTCAAGACCGGGGTTTCGATACATATGGACAACCCCAGAGAGGTCGGCGCCGACCGTGTCGTCAATGCCGCCGCCGCCCACCACCTCTACGGAGGCCCGGTCATAGTTACCGACATGGGGACGGCAACCACTTTCGACGTCGTTTCAAAGGAAGGCTGCTATCAGGGAGGATCGATTGCCCCGGGGATAAACACCGCAGCCGAGACCCTGTTTATCAAGGCAGCCATGCTGCCGCGGGTAGAATTAATCCATCCCAAACATGCTATCGGCACCAGCACCGTCACCGCGATGCAGTCGGGGATTGTTCTTGGCTACGTATCGCTGATCGAAGGTATGATCACCCGCATCCAGCAAGAGCTGGGAGAAAAAGCCCGGGTGGTGGCTACCGGAGGCTGGTCCACTATCATCGCTAAAGAAACAAAGGTATTCGACGTGGTAAACCCCGATCTGACGCTGATCGGACTAAGGCTCATCTACCTGATGAACCGATCCTGA
- the coaBC gene encoding bifunctional phosphopantothenoylcysteine decarboxylase/phosphopantothenate--cysteine ligase CoaBC: MLTGKTVVLGITGSIAAYKAAELASRLTQAGAMVEVVMSEAATKFIAPLTFRNITGRPVVTSMWNTGSEFSIEHIALAEAADVVVIAPATADIIARIAVGIADDMISCTVLATKAPVILAPAMNVNMLQSPITKHNLAALKARGFAIIEPDCGRLACGKTGKGRLAETERIIAAISQILNKVNDLAGKHIVITAGGTQEPIDPARHIGNRASGKMGYALAEAARDRGAVVSLITAPTMLPAPAGIDVARIRTAAEMKKAVARAVVRADALIMAAAVSDYRPRRTARTKIKKERPVLNLELIRTPDILSQVKGDFLKVGFAAETDSVIANARQKLADKQLDLIVANDITDTGSGFGVDTNRVTIIDKQGNEETLPLLSKREVADRILDRVVRLF; this comes from the coding sequence ATGCTAACCGGGAAGACAGTAGTACTGGGAATAACAGGCAGTATCGCCGCCTACAAGGCCGCCGAGCTTGCCAGCAGGCTGACCCAGGCAGGAGCCATGGTCGAGGTAGTAATGAGCGAAGCGGCGACAAAATTCATAGCTCCGCTGACTTTTCGTAATATTACCGGCCGGCCGGTAGTAACCAGCATGTGGAATACCGGGTCCGAGTTCAGCATCGAGCACATCGCTCTAGCCGAGGCGGCCGACGTCGTGGTCATCGCCCCGGCTACCGCCGATATCATTGCCAGAATTGCGGTCGGTATCGCCGACGATATGATCAGCTGCACCGTGCTGGCGACTAAAGCACCGGTGATACTGGCACCGGCAATGAACGTCAACATGCTCCAGAGTCCGATTACCAAACACAATCTGGCCGCACTGAAAGCGAGGGGGTTTGCCATCATCGAACCCGACTGCGGCCGCCTGGCCTGCGGCAAAACAGGCAAAGGACGACTGGCCGAAACGGAGAGGATTATAGCCGCCATCAGCCAGATACTGAATAAAGTAAACGACCTGGCGGGAAAACATATCGTGATTACCGCCGGTGGCACTCAGGAACCGATCGACCCTGCCCGTCACATCGGCAATCGTGCCTCGGGTAAAATGGGGTATGCTTTAGCCGAAGCGGCCAGGGATAGGGGCGCCGTTGTCTCGCTGATTACCGCTCCCACCATGCTGCCCGCACCGGCCGGTATAGACGTCGCCCGGATTAGAACCGCCGCCGAGATGAAAAAGGCGGTAGCCAGGGCGGTAGTTCGAGCGGATGCCCTGATTATGGCAGCCGCCGTCTCCGACTATCGGCCCAGGAGAACCGCCAGGACCAAGATTAAGAAAGAACGTCCCGTCCTGAACCTGGAGCTAATCAGGACGCCGGATATTCTGAGCCAGGTGAAGGGGGACTTCCTTAAGGTCGGCTTCGCCGCCGAGACTGACAGCGTCATCGCCAACGCCAGGCAAAAGCTGGCGGATAAGCAACTCGATCTGATAGTCGCCAATGACATCACCGATACCGGCAGCGGTTTCGGCGTCGATACCAACCGGGTAACAATCATAGACAAACAGGGCAATGAGGAAACCCTGCCCCTGCTCAGTAAGAGAGAAGTGGCAGACAGGATACTGGACAGGGTAGTCAGGCTTTTTTAG